A window of Tautonia plasticadhaerens contains these coding sequences:
- a CDS encoding DUF1552 domain-containing protein: MGNRIDRRAVLRGMGAALALPWMESLSPVARAADAASASAAGPPVRMCYWYVPNGVHLPSWFPDRDGPLIDLPETLRPLSFARDHLNCYHGLIHNTALVNGDDEGCGHGQGAASFLTGAQAYRSQDDVRVGVSADQLYARHVGRETRLPSLELGCESARSGNAFGYSGTYKTHISWRTATSPAPYEMNPKLVFDRLFTDGAADLARSTVADRDFYRRSILDYALDDARRVRDRISSADRLKLDQYLTGVREVERRIQDAAPPPELTGTGFDRPEGIPEDFDQHLRLMCDLMVLAFQTDSTRAASFMVTKEATDRNYPWLGFTDGHHELSHHGGEEEKHRKLREIDRYHVSILAYMVEKMMTVEEADGSTLLDNAVILYGSGISDGDRHDHVNLPVVTVGSAGGRLRTGRHLAYREETPMANLLLTMLQQAGVPVDRFGDSTEPLPGLAV; the protein is encoded by the coding sequence ATGGGGAATCGGATCGACCGGCGGGCCGTGCTCCGGGGCATGGGGGCGGCCCTGGCGCTGCCCTGGATGGAGAGCCTCTCCCCGGTCGCCCGGGCGGCCGACGCCGCCTCGGCCTCCGCCGCCGGGCCCCCGGTCCGGATGTGCTACTGGTACGTCCCCAACGGTGTCCACCTGCCGAGCTGGTTCCCCGACCGCGACGGACCGCTCATCGACCTGCCCGAGACGCTCCGGCCGCTCTCCTTCGCCCGGGACCACCTGAACTGCTACCACGGCCTGATCCACAACACCGCGCTGGTCAACGGCGACGACGAGGGCTGCGGCCACGGCCAGGGGGCCGCCAGCTTCCTGACCGGAGCCCAGGCCTACCGCTCCCAGGACGACGTCCGCGTCGGCGTCTCGGCCGATCAGCTCTACGCCCGGCACGTCGGCCGCGAGACCCGCCTGCCCAGCCTGGAACTCGGCTGCGAGTCGGCCCGCTCCGGCAACGCCTTCGGCTACAGCGGCACCTACAAGACGCACATCTCCTGGCGGACGGCCACCTCGCCGGCCCCCTACGAGATGAACCCCAAGCTCGTCTTCGACCGCCTCTTCACCGACGGCGCGGCCGACCTCGCCCGCTCCACCGTCGCCGACCGCGACTTCTACCGCCGCTCCATCCTCGACTACGCCCTGGATGACGCCCGCCGCGTCCGCGACCGCATCTCCTCGGCCGACCGCCTCAAGCTGGACCAGTACCTCACCGGCGTCCGCGAGGTCGAGCGCCGCATCCAGGACGCCGCACCGCCCCCCGAGCTGACCGGCACCGGCTTCGACCGGCCCGAGGGGATCCCCGAGGACTTCGACCAGCACCTCCGCCTGATGTGCGACCTCATGGTCCTGGCCTTCCAGACCGACAGCACCCGGGCCGCCAGCTTCATGGTCACCAAGGAGGCCACCGACCGCAACTACCCCTGGCTCGGCTTCACCGACGGCCACCACGAGCTCTCCCACCACGGCGGCGAGGAGGAGAAGCACCGCAAGCTCCGCGAGATCGACCGCTACCATGTCTCGATCCTTGCCTACATGGTCGAGAAGATGATGACCGTCGAGGAGGCCGACGGTTCGACCCTGCTGGATAACGCGGTGATCCTCTACGGCAGCGGCATCAGCGACGGCGACCGCCACGATCACGTCAACCTCCCGGTCGTCACTGTCGGCTCCGCCGGCGGCAGGCTGCGGACCGGCCGCCACCTGGCCTACCGCGAGGAGACCCCCATGGCCAACCTGCTGCTGACCATGCTCCAGCAGGCCGGAGTCCCCGTCGACCGCTTCGGCGACAGCACCGAGCCGCTCCCCGGCCTGGCGGTCTGA